CGGTCACCAGCGTCGGCGGCGTCATCGGTCAGCCCTTCAACGAGGCCTACTGCGCCGCGAAGTTCGCCGTGGAGGGGTACATGGAGAGCCTGGCCCCCGTCGCGGGCGCCGTCGGCGTGAGCGTGTCCGTCATCGAGCCGGGCGCCGTGGCCACGGAGTTCGTCAACAACATCGGGCTCGACATCGAAGGCCGGATCGCCGCGGCCGGCCCGTACGCCGACGCGCTGCGCCACTACGTCGCCCGTACGGTCGGCCAGTTCCTGGACGGCGCCCAGACCCCGGCCGGCGCGGCCGAGTCCGTGATGGAGGCGCTGACCGCCGACCGCCCCGCGTTCCGCATCCAGACCTCGCAGTGGGCCCGCGACTTCACCGGGACCAAGCTCGATGACCGGGACGGCTCGGCGGTCCTCGGCATGACCGGCGCCTGGGTCTCCTGACCGGCGGGGGCCGGGCCGGAGCGCCCGATCTGTGCTCCGGCCGGAACCGGGTCATCATGGCTGGAGGCCGACGCACCCTCCGCGCGAGGGTACGGCGGAGCGAGCCGGGAGGTGACTCGTAGGCATGGACGAATCACGCAGAGCCTGGATCATGATCGGTGGCGCCGTTGCGGTCATCTTCCTGAACGTCGTCGCCATCGTCCTGATGAACACCGTCGGGCGATGACCGTCCCTACCTGAGTTCCATGGTGGCGCCGAAGGCCCTGAGGCGGCCGACGACCTCCTCGGCATAGGAGCCGGCGGTCATCCCTTCGCCGGCCAGGGCGCGGTGGGCCACCTCGAAGTCGTGCCAGACCAGGGTGAAGGGCGGAAGGGCTCCGAAACCGCCGGACAGGCAGTCGAACAGCGAGTTCCAGCACCTGCCGTAGTAGCCGCCGGGGCCGTTGAGCGCCTCGCCCAGCGCGCAGTACAGGGCGTAGTGGCCGGTCACGTGCCGGCCGTCGAGGTGGTACGCGCCGCCCTTCCGGTCCGGGCCGTGGCGCATCTCCGTGAACCGGAGCCATTCCCCCCGCAGCTCGTCCGGGAACCGCGCCCACTGGTTGGGCTCGGTGGGCCGCCCGTCCAGCCATGCCTGCCAGACGGGTTCGAGCTCGGGCCGGGGCTGTTCCTCGACCTCTCCGGAGACGGTGACGTCGAGCAGGCCGCCGCCGAGGGCGGAAGGCCGCGCTTCGACGACGGACAGCCAGGCGGTCCGCCCGGTCATGACGCGACCCGTCCGGTCGACCGCCAGGATGTCCAGCCGCGTGGAGCCGTGCCCCCGCGACAGGAGCGGGGCGTCGGGGTCGCAGCCGAGGAGCCGGAGCACCACCGCCTCCGGAGGCCGCCGGGAGTGAAAGAGCCGGGGCACCGCCGCGCAGGAGCCGTACGGAGTGTCTCCCTCGGGGTCGAAGAGCTCGAAGCCGAACTGCTTCTGGCGTTCGTCCGACGGCGTTCCGAAGGACCAGGAGGGCGGTCGGACGCCGGCTTCCAAGGCGATGTCGACGAGTGAGGCGTCCTCCGGGCTGGGCTGCTGGTCCACGACGACGGCGTCGCACAGCTCGTAGTCCCAGTCGTGCACCTTCTCGCCCCCCAGCCGCACCTCGATCAGCATGTCGCCGATCCGGCCGCCGTCCTTGCCGTCGACGGCTTCGCGGAGCGGGCCGAGCGGTGCGCACGAGAACAGCACCAGCTCTTCTCCGGGCACGGCCGGCACCGGCGGTTCTGTGAACAGCCCCTCCACGTCCGCACACTTCGCCAGGAGGTCGTATCCACAGGCGTAGGGGAAGCTCCTGCCCTCCGGCCCGTGGTCTCTCTCCTCCACCAGGACGTACCGGAGCGGCGTGCCG
Above is a genomic segment from Streptomyces sp. NBC_01233 containing:
- a CDS encoding barstar family protein, with translation MKNPWHERWSRERGTPLRYVLVEERDHGPEGRSFPYACGYDLLAKCADVEGLFTEPPVPAVPGEELVLFSCAPLGPLREAVDGKDGGRIGDMLIEVRLGGEKVHDWDYELCDAVVVDQQPSPEDASLVDIALEAGVRPPSWSFGTPSDERQKQFGFELFDPEGDTPYGSCAAVPRLFHSRRPPEAVVLRLLGCDPDAPLLSRGHGSTRLDILAVDRTGRVMTGRTAWLSVVEARPSALGGGLLDVTVSGEVEEQPRPELEPVWQAWLDGRPTEPNQWARFPDELRGEWLRFTEMRHGPDRKGGAYHLDGRHVTGHYALYCALGEALNGPGGYYGRCWNSLFDCLSGGFGALPPFTLVWHDFEVAHRALAGEGMTAGSYAEEVVGRLRAFGATMELR